From Camelus dromedarius isolate mCamDro1 chromosome 23, mCamDro1.pat, whole genome shotgun sequence, a single genomic window includes:
- the IVL gene encoding involucrin — protein MSQQYTLPVTLPPALSQEPLKSVPPPTDIQQEQVKQPTPLPVPCLEVPSELPGETPLEHGEKHTTLVKEVPEQECELQQKEPQQPEQHHEQQQQQESQEQEQHVEQQQQESQEQEQHVQQQQQESQEQEQHVEQQQQESQEQEQHVQQQQQESQEQEQHVEQQQQESQEQEQHVEQQKQESQEQELHLEQHVEQQQQELQEQEVQQQQQQAECGEHQEAEDPEQQLEQEKAQRQQPLKGELEQENNLLDQQLDQERAKKDEQLERKEEQLLEHLEQREKQQDPAAQQGGQLKQPVFTPAPGQDQETHPAQPLKGDVLLPEEQQQQQQV, from the coding sequence ATGTCGCAGCAATACACTCTGCCAGTgaccctgccccctgccctcagtCAGGAGCCCCTCAAGTCTGTTCCTCCTCCCACTGATATCCAGCAGGAACAAGTGAAGCAGCCAACTCCTCTGCCTGTCCCATGCCTGGAGGTACCCTCTGAGCTCCCAGGGGAGACCCCTTTGGAGCACGGGGAGAAACACACAACTCTTGTGAAGGAGGTACCCGAGCAAGAGTGTGAGCTGCAGCAGAAGGAGCCACAGCAGCCGGAACAGCATCAtgagcagcagcaacaacaagaGTCACAGGAGCAGGAACAGCACGTGGAACAGCAGCAGCAAGAGTCACAGGAGCAGGAACAGCACGtgcaacagcagcagcaagagTCACAGGAGCAGGAACAGCACGTGGAACAGCAGCAGCAAGAGTCACAGGAGCAGGAACAGCACGtgcaacagcagcagcaagagTCACAGGAGCAAGAACAGCACGTGGAACAGCAGCAGCAAGAGTCACAGGAGCAGGAACAGCATGTGGAACAGCAGAAGCAAGAGTCACAGGAGCAGGAACTGCATCTGGAACAGCAtgtggagcagcagcagcaggagctaCAGGAGCAGGaagtgcagcagcagcagcaacaagcAGAGTGTGGGGAACATCAGGAAGCAGAAGACCCGGAGCAGCAGCTGGAGCAGGAGAAGGCACAAAGGCAGCAGCCGCTAAAGGGAGAGCTGGAACAGGAGAACAATCTCCTGGACCAGCAGCTGGACCAAGAGCGAGCAAAGAAAGATGAGCAactggaaaggaaagaggagcAGCTGCTGGAACACCTGGAGCAGCGGGAGAAGCAGCAGGACCCAGCAGCGCAGCAGGGGGGGCAGCTGAAACAGCCTGTGtttaccccagcccctggccaggaCCAGGAGACCCACCCCGCCCAGCCGCTGAAGGGAGACGTCTTGCTCCCtgaagagcagcagcagcagcagcaggtgtaG